In a genomic window of Nodosilinea sp. E11:
- a CDS encoding TspO/MBR family protein, translating to MSSKKIVKSGVNRVMGVNETIRDTTIQTDLTNPRWDQKATLTYLGATIAQVAAMTALLWGMDVAFGYFNLGALAPWATTAIACAFFAFVTLRSRLFSLLDNTRNSGRYKSLQRPGWAPPPLAFPIVWMSIAVLRVVSAYLVWSAMGQTFLSWPLILYVVHLSLGDTWNTIFTVEGRLGAAVPMVIVGPLLSVVVLTVGYFQVVPLAGWIILPSLVWLAIATALCISLWRLNGQEPLYPVISKAES from the coding sequence ATGAGCAGCAAAAAAATTGTGAAAAGCGGCGTCAACAGAGTGATGGGGGTCAACGAAACCATCCGCGACACCACCATCCAGACCGATTTGACCAATCCCCGCTGGGATCAGAAAGCGACGCTGACCTATCTGGGGGCGACGATCGCCCAGGTGGCGGCCATGACTGCGCTGCTATGGGGCATGGATGTGGCCTTTGGGTACTTCAACCTGGGTGCATTAGCCCCCTGGGCAACGACTGCGATCGCCTGCGCGTTTTTTGCCTTCGTGACCCTGCGATCGCGCCTCTTCTCCCTGCTCGACAATACGCGCAACAGTGGCCGCTACAAGTCGCTCCAGCGTCCGGGCTGGGCACCGCCGCCGCTGGCCTTCCCCATTGTGTGGATGAGCATTGCCGTGCTGCGGGTGGTCTCGGCTTACTTGGTGTGGTCGGCGATGGGGCAAACGTTTTTGAGCTGGCCGCTGATTCTCTACGTGGTGCACCTCAGCCTGGGCGACACCTGGAATACGATTTTCACGGTGGAAGGTCGCCTAGGGGCGGCAGTGCCGATGGTGATTGTGGGGCCGTTGCTGTCGGTGGTGGTGCTCACAGTCGGCTATTTTCAAGTGGTGCCGCTGGCGGGGTGGATTATTTTGCCGTCGCTGGTGTGGCTGGCGATCGCCACCGCCCTCTGCATCAGCCTCTGGCGCTTGAATGGCCAGGAACCCCTCTATCCAGTCATCTCCAAAGCCGAGTCGTAG
- a CDS encoding SWIM zinc finger family protein, protein MANFSRTWWGKNFITAIERLTDSGRLQRGRSYASGGKVKSFEIDGGLVTAKVRGSVNPYFGVTKEPLYTTTIDFQPISKAKWAAAIALVASKASLISRLLLNEIPDNIEDSFKTLGLNLLPASAKDFKANCSCPDYSNPCKHIAGVYYLIAAELDRDPFLLFELRGLPREELKAELAKSPLGQALSAELSAQQRSPDPVEHYYTKPQTVAASAPSLKEFWQGEKRLPQTIEVATPAAVPAILVKKQGDFPAFWGRDTSFVEAMESLYQRVKTKHKDRL, encoded by the coding sequence ATGGCAAACTTTAGCCGCACCTGGTGGGGAAAAAACTTTATCACTGCGATCGAGCGCTTGACCGACTCGGGCCGGTTGCAGCGGGGGCGCTCTTACGCCAGCGGCGGCAAGGTCAAAAGCTTTGAGATTGACGGCGGGCTAGTGACTGCTAAGGTGCGCGGGTCGGTGAACCCCTACTTTGGGGTGACGAAAGAGCCGCTGTATACGACCACTATTGACTTTCAGCCAATCAGCAAAGCCAAGTGGGCCGCTGCGATCGCCCTGGTCGCCTCCAAAGCCAGCCTAATCTCCCGGCTGCTGCTCAACGAAATTCCTGACAACATCGAAGACAGCTTTAAAACCCTGGGGCTGAACCTGCTGCCCGCCAGCGCCAAAGACTTTAAAGCAAACTGCTCGTGCCCCGACTACAGCAACCCCTGCAAACACATCGCCGGAGTCTATTACCTGATTGCCGCCGAACTCGATCGCGATCCCTTTTTATTGTTTGAGCTGCGGGGATTGCCCAGGGAAGAACTCAAAGCCGAGCTAGCCAAATCGCCCCTAGGGCAAGCGCTCTCGGCAGAACTTTCGGCCCAGCAGCGATCGCCCGACCCGGTAGAGCACTATTACACTAAACCCCAAACCGTTGCAGCCTCGGCCCCTTCTCTCAAAGAATTTTGGCAGGGAGAAAAGCGCCTGCCCCAGACCATTGAGGTCGCTACCCCAGCGGCAGTGCCCGCTATTTTGGTAAAAAAGCAGGGCGACTTCCCGGCCTTTTGGGGGCGCGATACCTCCTTTGTTGAGGCGATGGAGAGCCTTTATCAGCGGGTTAAAACCAAGCACAAAGACCGACTATAG
- a CDS encoding SDR family oxidoreductase, with the protein MNLLIFGATGDTGRELVKQALALGHTVTAFSRHASDLVSQYPTVKVAEGDVTDLATVEQAVQGQDAVLSALGSASLKRNPALVEGVQNIVKAMEKHQVRRLIYQSSLGVGDSRKQVSFLVRYIIIPLVLRNAIADHADKERIIQQSSLDWVIVRPAGLTNDDRTGEYRAGETIEFGARIARADVADFMLKQVTEDAYLKQTPGVSY; encoded by the coding sequence ATGAACCTGCTAATTTTTGGCGCAACGGGAGATACCGGGCGCGAACTGGTCAAACAAGCCCTGGCTTTGGGGCACACCGTGACTGCGTTCTCTCGCCATGCCAGTGACCTGGTCAGCCAATACCCAACGGTCAAGGTAGCTGAGGGGGATGTCACCGACCTGGCCACGGTAGAGCAGGCGGTGCAGGGTCAAGATGCCGTGCTGTCGGCCCTGGGGTCGGCGAGTCTAAAACGGAACCCGGCGCTGGTCGAAGGGGTGCAAAACATCGTTAAGGCGATGGAAAAACACCAGGTTCGCCGGTTGATTTATCAGTCGTCTCTCGGGGTTGGCGACAGCCGCAAACAGGTCAGCTTTCTGGTGCGCTACATCATCATTCCGCTGGTGCTACGCAATGCGATCGCCGATCACGCCGACAAAGAGCGCATTATTCAGCAGAGCAGTCTAGATTGGGTGATTGTGCGCCCCGCTGGGCTGACCAACGACGACCGTACGGGCGAGTATCGGGCTGGCGAAACGATTGAGTTTGGGGCTAGAATTGCCCGCGCTGATGTGGCCGACTTTATGCTTAAACAGGTCACTGAGGATGCTTACCTGAAGCAAACCCCTGGCGTGTCTTATTAG
- a CDS encoding Uma2 family endonuclease codes for MVTLELRQIEVPLGKSLVLRDVSWAEFEAILAELGNHRSTRIAYDDGFLEIMAPLLEQGYFREAISTAIGDMAEVLEQDYECYGSTTWRCKAQQAGIEPDNCFYFQNEALVRGKLEFDLDRDPPPDLALEIDLTSKSLDRFPIYARLGVPEIWCYDSGMLMIYLLEGDRYATSEQSRVFPTLNIRALPQLIESRRSAGRLALRRAVREWVKSQS; via the coding sequence ATGGTCACCCTCGAGCTACGCCAAATTGAGGTGCCTCTGGGCAAGAGCCTGGTGCTGCGCGACGTGAGCTGGGCCGAGTTCGAAGCCATTTTGGCCGAGCTGGGAAACCACCGCAGCACCCGCATCGCCTACGACGATGGTTTTTTAGAAATTATGGCCCCCCTGCTAGAGCAGGGATATTTCAGGGAAGCGATTAGCACTGCTATTGGCGATATGGCCGAGGTGCTAGAGCAAGATTACGAGTGCTACGGCTCTACCACCTGGCGGTGCAAGGCTCAGCAGGCTGGCATCGAACCCGACAACTGTTTTTACTTCCAAAACGAGGCGCTGGTGCGAGGCAAGCTGGAATTTGATCTCGATCGCGACCCGCCCCCCGATCTCGCTCTCGAAATTGATCTCACCAGCAAATCCCTCGATCGCTTTCCGATCTATGCTCGGCTGGGCGTACCGGAAATCTGGTGCTACGACAGCGGTATGCTAATGATTTATTTGCTGGAAGGCGATCGCTACGCGACATCAGAGCAAAGCCGCGTGTTCCCCACACTGAATATTCGTGCCCTGCCGCAGCTGATTGAATCGCGGCGATCGGCGGGTCGGCTGGCTCTGCGGCGAGCCGTTAGAGAGTGGGTAAAAAGCCAATCGTAG
- a CDS encoding carbohydrate kinase has product MREPVLCLGECLVDRLFEVGDSPQDPSPTWTDYPGGAPANVATAIAKLGTPTRLISALGQDDLGDWLIHTVEQQGVQCQVQRVANLPTRTVLVQRDHTGDRQFIGFSAPNPTAFADAHLTPEWIDTVDMTGVAYLVMGTLGLAYPTTARAMERARDKAQQAGAKLVIDLNWRPVFWPDVDLAPTKIRDWLATADLIKLSREEALWLLNTDSAADIGQQFPHAQAVLLTDGGQGSTCATQHYSLALPAFGVDSQDTTGAGDAFLAGIIHQLCQRGWDSLEQRDAVQEMLRYASAVGALTTLKPGAIAAQPSPQAVEQFLATQPR; this is encoded by the coding sequence ATGCGCGAACCGGTTCTTTGTCTAGGCGAGTGCCTGGTCGATCGCCTGTTTGAGGTCGGCGATTCCCCCCAAGACCCATCCCCAACCTGGACCGACTACCCCGGTGGCGCGCCCGCCAACGTGGCCACCGCGATCGCCAAACTGGGTACCCCCACCCGGCTGATCAGCGCCCTGGGCCAGGATGATCTAGGCGACTGGCTGATCCACACCGTGGAGCAGCAGGGGGTGCAGTGTCAGGTGCAGCGTGTGGCCAACCTGCCGACCCGCACCGTGCTAGTGCAGCGCGATCATACCGGCGATCGCCAGTTTATCGGCTTCAGCGCTCCCAACCCCACCGCCTTTGCCGATGCCCACCTTACCCCCGAGTGGATCGACACCGTTGATATGACCGGGGTGGCCTACCTGGTGATGGGCACCCTGGGGCTGGCCTACCCCACCACCGCCCGCGCCATGGAGCGGGCCAGAGACAAAGCCCAACAGGCTGGGGCAAAGCTGGTCATTGATCTAAACTGGCGGCCTGTGTTTTGGCCTGACGTAGACCTTGCCCCCACCAAAATTCGCGACTGGCTAGCAACTGCCGATCTAATCAAGCTCTCCCGCGAAGAAGCCCTATGGCTGCTAAACACCGACTCTGCTGCCGACATCGGCCAGCAGTTTCCCCATGCCCAGGCGGTGCTGCTCACCGATGGAGGCCAGGGCAGCACCTGCGCCACCCAGCACTACAGCCTTGCACTCCCCGCGTTTGGGGTAGATAGCCAAGATACGACTGGGGCCGGGGATGCCTTTTTGGCAGGGATCATCCACCAGCTGTGTCAGCGGGGTTGGGATAGCCTGGAGCAACGGGATGCCGTTCAGGAGATGCTGCGCTACGCCAGCGCAGTAGGGGCGTTGACCACGCTAAAGCCGGGGGCGATCGCTGCTCAGCCCAGTCCTCAAGCCGTTGAGCAGTTTTTAGCCACCCAGCCCCGTTAG
- a CDS encoding DEAD/DEAH box helicase, translating into MQILHGTWIPQPAAFVQTGAFCLWVETEQKSRRKLASQAHPFHLPEPDLVPLLTDELGLKSPDRRPLDTFITPRTFLLPTMEGQPLPSLDLLRYLEVDTPDRFDWQYWQVDCYQLPVLPDVISLLNNLHFLAVYNLAEVQLGADLLFWYHYTQAFKQVILRDQYIPALKYRQVAAAKASKGRKAAGTKTTAQKQSSKPESGFEIYPGWEIIGDRYHEHIQTYIDYMPLLCVAGFEEVPKTSTFYDRTTLLRHFSECFVDDLVRGTAMPQSYLKTVENTLIQDCLQGNAPGKSAADLERYQQWQGWRDRIARTQTDQTFFLYFHLQDPSKPEDPWQLLFQIAPKHDPSLRVSLDDYWRMRPKQQAQVKAQMGDDFEQHLLMNLGYAARIYPDLWRGLETDEPVGIYLSLDTAFTFLKESAWVLEDAGYKVIVPAWWTPKGRQRAKVRLRAKGKSLGGSDKSKGYFSYDTLVQYQYDLAIGDQPVTEAEWQQLVNAKSPLIKFRGQWMELDQDKMQQMLEFWQQQQAENPEMSLLDFMRLTSGEADDSLEVEFDRDDTLATMLTQLSDKTRLELTPDPDQLQGNLRDYQKRGLSWLHYLENLGLNGCLADDMGLGKTIQVIARLIQEREETAQPIPPTLLIAPTSVVGNWFHEIEKFAPHLRAVVHHGGDRNQDTKAFKAICRDHDVVITSFTLARKDAKLLEGVTWHRIVLDEAQNIKNPKTAQTKAILKLNANHRLALTGTPVENRLMDLWSIFNFLNPGYLGTQTQFRKQFELPIQKENSPARSATLKKLVEPFILRRLKTDQSIIKDLPDKVEQKLFCNLTPEQASLYEAVLKDVTEQLETSEGIQRKGLILATLTKLKQICNHPRQFLQDESDFTPERSHKLSRLLDMLDEVVAEGESALVFSQFREIGDALEHHLRHTCHYNTYYIHGGTNRKKREQMIADFQNPDTEPAIFVLSLKAAGVGITLTQANHVFHFDRWWNPAVEDQATDRAFRIGQKKNVFVHKFVAMGTLEERIDQMIEDKKKLAGAIVGADESWLTELDNDAFKQLIALNKSAIMD; encoded by the coding sequence ATGCAAATTCTTCACGGCACTTGGATACCTCAGCCTGCCGCCTTTGTGCAGACGGGGGCTTTTTGCCTGTGGGTCGAAACCGAGCAAAAGAGCCGTCGCAAGTTGGCGTCTCAGGCCCATCCCTTTCACCTGCCCGAACCCGACCTAGTGCCCTTACTCACCGATGAGCTAGGGCTAAAGTCGCCCGATCGCCGCCCCCTAGACACTTTCATCACTCCCCGCACTTTTCTGCTGCCCACGATGGAAGGTCAACCGCTGCCTTCTTTGGATCTATTGCGCTACTTAGAAGTAGACACCCCAGACCGCTTTGACTGGCAGTACTGGCAGGTCGATTGCTACCAGCTCCCCGTTCTACCTGACGTAATCAGCCTGCTGAATAATCTGCACTTTCTCGCTGTCTACAACCTGGCGGAGGTGCAACTGGGGGCCGATCTGCTGTTTTGGTACCACTATACCCAGGCGTTTAAGCAGGTGATTCTGCGCGATCAGTACATTCCGGCGCTGAAGTATCGGCAGGTTGCGGCGGCGAAGGCATCCAAGGGCCGCAAGGCCGCAGGGACGAAGACAACGGCCCAGAAGCAATCATCCAAACCGGAGTCAGGGTTTGAGATTTATCCGGGGTGGGAGATTATTGGCGATCGCTACCACGAGCACATCCAAACCTACATCGACTACATGCCCCTGCTCTGCGTCGCCGGGTTTGAGGAGGTTCCCAAAACATCCACCTTTTACGATCGCACCACCCTACTCCGCCACTTTTCAGAATGCTTTGTCGATGATTTGGTGCGGGGTACGGCGATGCCCCAGAGCTATCTCAAAACCGTTGAGAATACGCTAATTCAGGATTGCTTACAGGGCAATGCTCCTGGCAAATCGGCGGCAGATCTGGAGCGCTATCAGCAGTGGCAGGGATGGCGCGATCGCATTGCCCGCACCCAAACCGATCAAACCTTTTTTCTCTACTTTCACCTGCAAGACCCATCCAAGCCAGAAGATCCTTGGCAGCTTCTCTTTCAAATCGCTCCCAAGCACGACCCTTCCCTCAGAGTCTCGTTGGATGACTACTGGCGCATGCGTCCCAAGCAGCAGGCCCAGGTAAAAGCCCAGATGGGGGATGACTTTGAGCAGCACTTATTAATGAACCTGGGCTACGCTGCCCGCATTTACCCCGACCTGTGGCGCGGGTTAGAAACAGACGAGCCTGTGGGGATCTACCTCAGTCTCGACACCGCCTTCACCTTTCTCAAAGAATCGGCCTGGGTGCTAGAAGATGCGGGCTACAAAGTGATCGTCCCCGCCTGGTGGACGCCCAAGGGTCGCCAGCGGGCCAAGGTGCGGCTGCGGGCTAAGGGCAAATCCCTCGGCGGCAGCGACAAATCGAAGGGCTACTTTTCCTACGACACCCTGGTGCAGTACCAGTACGACCTGGCGATCGGCGACCAGCCCGTCACCGAGGCCGAGTGGCAGCAGTTGGTGAATGCCAAGTCGCCTCTAATCAAGTTTCGCGGCCAGTGGATGGAGCTAGATCAGGACAAAATGCAGCAAATGCTGGAGTTTTGGCAGCAGCAGCAGGCCGAAAACCCCGAAATGAGCCTGCTCGACTTCATGCGCCTGACCAGCGGCGAGGCTGACGACAGCCTAGAGGTGGAGTTCGATCGCGACGACACCCTGGCCACCATGCTCACCCAGCTCAGCGACAAAACCCGCCTCGAACTCACCCCCGACCCCGACCAGCTCCAGGGCAATCTGCGCGACTACCAGAAGCGCGGCCTCTCCTGGCTGCACTATTTAGAAAATCTGGGTCTGAACGGGTGTTTGGCCGACGACATGGGCCTGGGCAAAACCATCCAGGTGATCGCCCGCCTGATTCAAGAACGAGAAGAAACGGCCCAGCCGATTCCTCCCACGCTGCTGATTGCGCCCACCTCGGTGGTCGGCAACTGGTTTCACGAGATCGAAAAGTTTGCGCCGCATCTGCGGGCGGTAGTGCACCATGGGGGCGATCGCAACCAAGACACCAAAGCCTTCAAAGCAATCTGCCGCGACCACGACGTGGTGATCACCTCCTTTACCCTGGCTCGTAAAGACGCCAAGCTGCTAGAGGGCGTCACCTGGCACCGCATTGTGCTCGACGAGGCCCAAAACATCAAAAACCCCAAAACCGCCCAGACCAAGGCCATTCTCAAGCTCAACGCCAACCATCGCCTCGCCCTCACCGGCACCCCAGTCGAAAACCGCCTGATGGATCTGTGGTCGATTTTTAACTTTCTCAACCCCGGCTACCTGGGCACCCAGACCCAGTTTCGCAAGCAGTTCGAGCTACCCATTCAAAAAGAAAACAGCCCCGCCCGCTCCGCCACCCTGAAGAAGCTGGTAGAACCCTTCATTCTGCGGCGGCTCAAAACCGACCAGTCGATCATCAAAGACCTGCCCGACAAGGTTGAGCAAAAGCTGTTCTGCAACCTCACCCCCGAGCAGGCTTCCCTCTACGAAGCGGTGCTCAAGGATGTCACTGAGCAGCTCGAAACCAGCGAGGGCATCCAGCGCAAGGGTCTGATTCTCGCCACCCTGACCAAGCTCAAGCAAATCTGCAACCACCCCCGCCAGTTTTTGCAGGATGAGAGTGACTTTACGCCGGAGCGATCGCACAAACTCAGCCGCCTGCTCGACATGCTCGATGAAGTGGTGGCCGAAGGCGAAAGCGCCCTGGTCTTCAGCCAGTTTCGCGAAATCGGCGACGCCCTAGAGCACCACCTGCGCCACACCTGCCACTACAACACCTACTACATCCACGGTGGCACCAACCGCAAAAAGCGCGAGCAGATGATCGCCGACTTTCAAAACCCCGATACCGAGCCCGCCATCTTTGTGCTGTCGCTGAAAGCCGCCGGGGTCGGCATCACTCTCACCCAGGCCAACCACGTCTTCCACTTCGATCGCTGGTGGAACCCCGCCGTCGAAGACCAGGCCACCGATCGCGCCTTTCGCATTGGCCAAAAGAAAAATGTCTTCGTCCACAAGTTCGTCGCCATGGGCACGCTCGAAGAACGCATCGACCAGATGATTGAGGATAAGAAAAAGCTGGCCGGTGCGATCGTCGGTGCCGATGAATCGTGGCTGACAGAGCTAGACAACGACGCATTTAAACAACTCATCGCCCTCAACAAAAGCGCGATCATGGATTGA
- a CDS encoding DnaJ domain-containing protein yields MPTPQDAPDYYAILKVDRQATLATIKQAYRKLAPQFHPDLNPNNDAAAEQFKTLTQAYEVLSDTTKRYHYDRYGDRWQQAQPGYRATSYPSGRQNDDFETMEFGRSGRFEDILGDLLDRYG; encoded by the coding sequence ATGCCTACTCCCCAAGATGCTCCAGACTACTACGCAATTCTAAAGGTCGATCGGCAGGCCACCTTGGCGACGATCAAACAGGCTTACCGCAAGCTAGCCCCCCAGTTTCACCCTGACCTCAATCCCAACAATGATGCAGCGGCAGAGCAATTCAAAACCTTAACCCAGGCCTACGAAGTGCTCTCCGACACGACTAAACGTTATCACTACGATCGCTACGGTGACCGCTGGCAACAGGCTCAGCCAGGCTATAGGGCCACCAGCTACCCCAGCGGTCGGCAAAATGACGACTTTGAAACGATGGAATTTGGCCGCTCTGGCCGCTTCGAAGACATCCTCGGCGATCTGCTCGACCGTTATGGCTAG
- a CDS encoding mechanosensitive ion channel family protein yields MLLPAAGLQAQEEEAGPESSPAPALSAPAEALPPPSEAGVFFADVMVRGQPVFQVGSLTGLTASDRAAIINRRIAGLLSQAQQLGTVAVQVDDNRQIALLAVNNRVLMTVTQQDADDFGLTVEELAQQWADRLNQVLAQPNLAIDVLQRLDSTTRQLVNDTIVLLPSLLGAIVLVGLTWIVAKGVRRLGLLWAEQTEGDRGTEILIGRLCYGGVWVLGSIVALGVLGLDFTALLGTLGLTSVAIGFSLRDVLSNYISGVILLAARPFRISDQVVIGNYEGTVVQIQLRATTMRTYDGRLVYIPNQQVFQKSVVNNTDSPVRRSDVVVGIDYDADINAARQVIIEAVTRVEGVEKEPPPLILVQDLAPSTVRLEVRFWVNSRRQSFLQVTSEASQAMKESLQAAGIDMPTEIHTLMFREGTKVAIDAIAAKGADQQEP; encoded by the coding sequence TTGCTACTTCCTGCGGCTGGGCTTCAGGCCCAAGAAGAAGAGGCTGGCCCAGAATCTTCCCCAGCACCGGCTTTGTCTGCACCTGCAGAAGCCTTACCTCCGCCTTCAGAAGCTGGAGTGTTCTTTGCCGATGTGATGGTGCGGGGCCAACCGGTGTTTCAGGTGGGTAGTTTGACGGGGCTAACCGCCAGCGATCGCGCCGCCATCATCAACCGTCGCATTGCTGGGCTGCTCAGCCAGGCTCAGCAGCTGGGTACCGTTGCTGTGCAGGTCGATGACAATCGCCAGATTGCCCTGCTGGCGGTAAATAACCGGGTGCTGATGACCGTCACCCAGCAGGATGCCGACGATTTTGGCCTTACCGTTGAAGAACTGGCGCAGCAGTGGGCCGATCGCCTCAATCAGGTGCTGGCCCAGCCCAACTTAGCCATTGATGTTTTACAGCGGCTCGACAGCACAACCCGGCAGCTGGTCAACGACACCATTGTGCTGCTGCCGTCGCTGTTGGGGGCGATCGTGCTGGTGGGCCTGACCTGGATCGTGGCCAAGGGGGTGCGGCGGCTGGGGCTGCTGTGGGCCGAGCAAACCGAGGGCGATCGCGGTACCGAAATTTTGATTGGCCGCCTCTGCTACGGCGGCGTCTGGGTGCTGGGCAGCATTGTCGCTCTGGGGGTGCTGGGCCTCGACTTTACTGCCCTGCTGGGCACCCTGGGGCTGACCAGTGTGGCGATCGGCTTTAGCCTGCGCGACGTGCTCAGCAACTACATTTCTGGGGTAATTTTGCTGGCAGCCCGCCCGTTTCGCATTAGCGACCAGGTGGTGATTGGCAACTACGAAGGCACCGTGGTGCAGATTCAGCTGCGGGCCACCACCATGCGTACCTACGATGGGCGGCTGGTGTACATCCCCAATCAGCAGGTGTTTCAAAAGAGTGTGGTCAACAATACCGACTCTCCGGTGCGCCGTAGCGATGTTGTGGTCGGTATTGACTACGATGCCGATATCAACGCCGCCCGCCAGGTGATTATTGAGGCGGTTACGCGGGTCGAAGGCGTTGAGAAAGAGCCGCCACCGCTGATCTTGGTGCAAGACTTGGCCCCCAGCACCGTCAGACTGGAGGTGCGGTTTTGGGTGAATTCTCGCCGTCAGTCGTTTTTGCAGGTGACTTCGGAGGCCTCTCAGGCGATGAAAGAGAGTCTGCAAGCAGCGGGTATCGACATGCCTACGGAGATCCATACGCTGATGTTTCGCGAGGGGACGAAGGTTGCGATTGATGCGATCGCTGCCAAAGGGGCAGACCAGCAAGAACCCTAA
- a CDS encoding FAD-dependent oxidoreductase — translation MEDTAQKRVVVVGAGWAGLGSAYHLARQGYAVTLLEAGAYPGGLVAGWQTPQGRAVEAGIHGFWYPYRNIFALTDHLGIQPFTEWTRSSQYSPHGLEVESPLFQEQPYLPTPLGTFLYTDFKRLPLSDRLSALPLLQALIDFDNSDEAWQKYDRITARELFRQYGVSARLYHESFEPMLLVGLFAPGEQCSAAAALGMLYYFILAHQPDFDVRWCRGTVGAQIFRPWTEAIERAGGKILANHRVSDVRVENNRVTAVVCGDEVFEADAVVFAVGISGLKKIVEQSAQLRHRTEFSNICNLGAVDVLATRLWLDRKVDIPLPSNACFGFHPTTGWTFFDLNALHDEYRDEPGTVVEADYYHANQLLALDDDQVVAQVQQDLAGCIPAFGEAKIVDHAVVRIPQGVTHFAPGSYRYLLPATTSFDNLFMAGDWIVTRHGSWSQEKAYVTGLEAANRVIATLGQGQPAAILPVIPDEPHIQVLRSVNRLVKAGLQGLPSFWLP, via the coding sequence ATGGAAGACACAGCACAAAAGCGGGTGGTGGTGGTCGGCGCAGGCTGGGCCGGATTGGGATCCGCCTATCACCTGGCCCGCCAGGGCTACGCGGTCACGCTGTTAGAAGCCGGAGCTTACCCCGGCGGGCTGGTGGCGGGCTGGCAAACACCCCAGGGCCGAGCCGTGGAAGCGGGCATTCACGGGTTTTGGTACCCCTACCGCAATATCTTTGCTCTCACCGACCATCTGGGCATTCAGCCCTTTACCGAGTGGACGCGATCGTCCCAGTATTCGCCCCACGGGCTAGAGGTCGAGTCGCCGCTGTTTCAGGAACAGCCCTATCTGCCGACGCCGCTGGGCACGTTTCTCTACACCGATTTCAAGCGCCTGCCACTGAGCGATCGGCTCTCGGCTCTGCCCCTGCTGCAAGCGCTAATCGACTTCGACAACTCTGACGAAGCGTGGCAAAAGTACGATCGCATCACTGCCCGCGAACTCTTCCGCCAGTACGGCGTGTCGGCCCGGCTCTACCACGAATCGTTTGAGCCGATGCTGCTGGTGGGCTTGTTTGCTCCTGGGGAGCAGTGCTCGGCGGCAGCGGCGTTGGGGATGCTCTACTACTTCATCCTCGCCCACCAGCCCGATTTTGATGTGCGCTGGTGCCGGGGCACCGTGGGGGCACAGATCTTTCGGCCCTGGACGGAGGCGATCGAGCGGGCGGGGGGCAAAATTCTCGCCAACCACCGGGTGTCGGATGTGCGGGTGGAGAACAACCGGGTGACGGCGGTGGTCTGCGGTGACGAGGTGTTTGAGGCCGATGCGGTGGTGTTTGCCGTGGGCATTAGCGGGCTGAAGAAAATCGTGGAGCAGTCGGCCCAGCTCAGGCATCGCACCGAGTTCAGCAATATTTGCAACCTGGGGGCGGTGGACGTTTTGGCTACGCGGCTATGGCTCGATCGCAAGGTCGATATTCCCCTGCCCTCCAACGCCTGCTTTGGCTTTCACCCCACCACTGGGTGGACGTTCTTTGATCTCAACGCGCTCCATGACGAGTATCGCGACGAACCGGGCACCGTGGTCGAGGCCGACTACTACCACGCCAACCAGCTCCTCGCGCTGGATGACGACCAGGTGGTAGCCCAGGTGCAGCAAGACTTAGCGGGGTGCATTCCGGCCTTTGGCGAGGCCAAGATTGTTGACCATGCCGTGGTGCGCATTCCCCAGGGGGTGACCCACTTTGCCCCCGGCAGCTACCGCTACCTGCTGCCCGCCACCACCAGCTTCGACAACCTGTTTATGGCAGGCGACTGGATTGTCACCCGCCATGGCTCTTGGTCACAGGAGAAGGCCTACGTAACCGGGCTAGAGGCGGCGAACCGGGTGATTGCAACATTGGGTCAGGGGCAACCCGCCGCGATTTTGCCGGTGATTCCCGATGAGCCGCATATTCAGGTGCTGCGATCGGTCAATCGGTTGGTCAAAGCGGGATTACAAGGGTTACCGAGCTTTTGGCTGCCCTAG
- a CDS encoding HNH endonuclease signature motif containing protein: MTISESLRRQVIEEANHRCEYCQTSSRLTGIPLVMEHILPRSLGGTDDRINLAAACYRCNEFKGAKTEAVDPATQQLVPLFNPRIEDWAVHFFWGNGGTHVIGLTPTGRATVIALRLNNDNIVAARLLWIEFSWHPPQDL, translated from the coding sequence ATGACTATTTCTGAGAGCCTGCGGCGGCAGGTCATTGAAGAAGCTAATCATCGCTGCGAATATTGCCAGACATCATCACGTTTAACGGGAATTCCCTTAGTGATGGAACACATTCTCCCACGTTCGTTGGGTGGCACGGATGACAGGATTAACCTGGCAGCGGCTTGCTACCGCTGCAATGAGTTCAAGGGCGCAAAAACGGAAGCGGTTGATCCTGCAACCCAGCAACTGGTGCCGCTGTTCAATCCTCGAATAGAAGATTGGGCAGTTCACTTCTTTTGGGGCAATGGAGGGACTCACGTTATTGGACTCACGCCCACTGGTCGTGCGACTGTTATTGCCTTGCGGCTCAACAATGACAATATCGTCGCCGCTCGACTCCTTTGGATTGAGTTTTCATGGCATCCACCTCAGGATTTATAA